Genomic window (Podarcis muralis chromosome 9, rPodMur119.hap1.1, whole genome shotgun sequence):
caaagtgcaagtagataaataggtaccactccggcgggaaggtaaaatggcgtttccgtgcgctgctctggttcgccagaagcggcttagtcatgctggccacatgacccggaagctgtacgcttgctccctcggccaataaagcgagatgagcgccgcaaccccagagtcggccacaactggacctaatggtcaggggcccctttaccttttaagctccTTTATATCTCTCTGTCTTTTGTAATTGGTGTCTTTACatgtttgtaagccaccttgaatccccACTTGAGGAGAAAGGTGGGGATATAAATGTATTGAATAAGACTAGGAACTTTAATCCCTTCGTCTTAGGGGCGGAACCTTCTTTGCCTGGCTTCGCGAGGCAACCGGGGACGGTTTTCCGTTGCACATTTCGGATTCCTCCCTCCCGCCGGCAAGATGGCGGCGCCCGTGTTGAGATGCTGCTGGAggacaggtgagagctgagaagTGGGGCGGCTGCTTTCTGtgcccccccagcccctcctcGAAATATTTTTGGGCTGAGGGTCTCTTTTCCCGAGAGCCGGCTCCCATTGAGGTCGGTGCATGCGGGTTTTAGGTGAGAGGGGCGTCCCCGCTTCCCCGGTCCTGGAAAACGTGCTttgtttttgggtttgtttgggggtttttttgtgtgtgctcggTCTCCCTTTTGCGAGGTTTTAAGACAGAAGGCGCCGTAGTTAGCAGGGTCTTCTGCTCCTCCACTTGTAAGCAAAACCCCAGAGAACtcaaatgggacttatttctaagtAGACGTATataataggattgcactgccaggGCTGCTAGAAAAGGCGGCAGAGAAGCAAATATTTCCAGCAATAAGGGCTTGGAttgcatttatttacaaataagctgtaaacagataagagcattggcaggattattgaaacaacctgcagttttataagagtatacagtatatttaaagcagatgaacaaatgagcaaattaagttaatcgGGATacgcagaaaatattaaaaaaaaaaaatttaaggaacttcagaaagagggggaaggaagtcgagttttgaaatgttgaaatgattgtagaattattgaaatgtataaaattgaaaatcattaaaaattaaatacatttattttactTGATcagatttatacaccgcttgattgacaaacaaacaaacctcgaAGTAGTTTACAATAAGAGAAAACAGTGAAACGAAAGAAAGGTTTGccaccctgctttaaaacatgcaaaagtttATGAAAGGCTTGTAGGGAAAGACGTGTGTGAGGATCAATATAGTAATGgaattttcatttaatttcattcattaaatttgcatactgccgCTCAACCGGAGAtcacaaggtggttcacaacataaaaatacgtaATGAGATGCTCTTTGTTTTGctgggatttttcttcttcttccagagccAGATTTTGGTTTCTTTTCCTTAAATTAACGGAATGTACTATTAATGTTCTGTAGTTTGTTCTTGAGAACCCTGTGGCGGCATTATACCATATGGGTGGTAGTGTTAAGTGCTGCACACTGTGTTTAGTCACTTATCTAAAAGGACTAAAGTTGGTGAACCAATCATGATTTTTAGGTGTGGTGGCCCATAACTCCCATTGAACTTGAAAGGGTCCCACACAGGAACTTGGACTGATAAGtttcattaaaatacaaacatgagTTAGAAGGGTGCATGAGTTAAATACCACATTTTACATGCCATATTCCTAATAGGTGTACTCAGTGTAACCACCCCTCAGGTAGTTGTGTTGAGCTCCCTAGCACTAGAGTTACTTCTTTAACCTGGAAAACATCCCATATCATAGCACATTTTTGCTTACTGATGGACCAATTCATTCTATCTAAGCAGCCAAATGGATTTTGATGACTGGAGTAAAAACAGTTATTCTCTCCAAAGATTCTAACTCTCTGTCTGGCAGCAGACTGAATGCTCCTCTACACAAAAGTTCCTTTCAGAAAGAAGACTAGGGAAGAATGTGTTCTAACTTAGCCTCAAACATGACATTTCGTTTTCTGTGTGGAGGCATGTTTTAATGGATGAACGTTCAGATATGTGAGCACCCATCTGCAGTCAGGAGCAGTGAAGACCAGAGAAATAAGTGAGAACTGTACCAGAAATCTCTCTAGTTCGAAGCACATAGACCATTGATTTCAACAaattttacttccaagtaaggctGTGTACATattaccagcttaaaatgcagttaaaggtaaagggacccctgaccgttaggtccagtcgtggccgactctggggttgcggtgctcgtcttgctttattggctgtgggagccggtgtacagcttctgggtcatgtgttcagcatgactaagctgcttctggcgaaccagagcagcgcacggagacgccgtttaccttcctcctggactggtacctatttagctacttccatttcgacatgctttcgaactgctaggttggcaggagcagggactgagcaacgggagctcaccccgtcgcagggattcgaaccgccgaccttctgatcggcaagtcctaggctctgtggtttaacccacagcgccacccgcgtcccaaaatgcAGTTAAGTTGTTCTTTTTCTTAGTTTACTTCAAAGCTCATCAAAATGCAGCATATAGTAAGAAATGACTGGATAGATGCAGTATAAATATAAATTCTGACTAATGTGTATGCACTCCTTCCCAAACTAGTGGTGGAGAGAAGTACGTAGGCAGCTCAAGTGTGCTCGGTCTTGAACCTTACATAGGCCTTTTGGTGTCACATTTAATCTATACTGTACTTTTGTTTGgaactgttttatttgttgttataATTGTGTAATTATATTGTTATAACCTGCAGTGGGACCTTATGGTGGAAGGAGAGTAAGAAATCATATATCCTTGGAATCACTAAATGCAAAGGCCTATTAATGCCAGTTCTGTCACATAACTTCATTTGTAGCTTTTCTGATTCCTGGCTCTCATTAGCATGGTttttctctaccccccccccccccccggtctttaAACAGTTTCAGCTCAATGCCCTGGCCGTATTTCCCCCAGAATTGGTCAGCATTCTGCAGTGCTTCCCAGTTTTGCCAGTTTGCTGATTTCCAATAGACGCTATGCTGCAAAGTAAGTAAAtaacttttatttcttttaaacttACTAATAAAAGACACTTGAAATCAAAGTATAAATAGCAACATTGAATGGGTTCAGGCAAGCATGTCGCTGGTAGCTGAGTTCAGAAAGGCAACTTGTTTCTGGGGCAGGACTCGGTCCCCAAGATCTCcccatactttttttaaaattgttttcatatctgttttttttaattgttgttttgtttgtattgtagTTAGGGTCCTTATTACATTGCAGAGCACGGTAGGATATAGATTTTCTTCTCAATGAAATAAGAGAATGATGTGACACATTTGCGGGTCCCAATCCGCTAGCTGAAGATTAgtgctagaccaggggtcagcatcctttttcagccgtgggctggtccaccgtccctcagaccatgtggtgggccagactatattttgaaaaaataaaaggaacaaattcctatgccccacaaataacccagagatgcattttaaataaaaggacacattctactcatgtaaaaacacactgattcccggaccatctgcggcccagattgagaaagcgattgggccgcatccggcccccgggccttaggttgcctacccctgtgctagACAATTGGTTTTATTTCCAGGTGTAAAATGAACCTGTACCTATTATCTtggggaaagtttttttaaaaaaaatatccaagggggagagaaagaagttaGTTCAAAACCTGGTAGGCAGTTTTCTAAAACAAAGCAGCCTCCATGGGCACCTTGAAATGTTTTGCCACAGATTGAGGCAGCTCTCCTGTTTTAGTTCCAACTTCCAGCCATCAGAAACATGTGTTTTTATAGTAAGAGTATTGAGCTGGGCTGTTTTATTTATCACTTCCATTTCcttaaagaaaagagaaaaaacccAGAAGGGACGCCAAAAAGAAGGCCGCAGAATCAGAGCCCAAGAAAAAAAAGAACCCTTACACCTTTCCCTTGCCAAGTGAGCCAAAGGACGATGTTTATTTGACGTGGTGCTATCAAAGGCCAGTTTATGAGGCAGAAGTGGCTTTAGAGATGCTGAAGACGTTTCAGCAACTGGACTTCACTTCCCCCAAGCAGCACGTTTACATCGATATGACCCTGGACATGGCAATGGAGAAGAAGGTATGCTGGAAAAGGCCCATAGTTTGCAAGTATTGGTGGCCACTTTCCTTTATAACTGAAATTATTTCTGGGACTTTGAAAGTTAGTTTGTTCTTTAAAACATTCAGCACAATTTTTCAGAGGTTGCTCATTCAGATATGATGCCTGAAGAAGGGCTCCCAAAACGTTTAGCTGAAATATCTTCACTTGTATTTTAGAAGCTTGCACTGAATTGCGAGTTCTCTGCCCTCTCTCTGCCCTGGGCCTTCATTCCACTGGGGAGACCTTTCTCTAAATTTGTGTCAATGCAATTATCGATGCAAAAATGCTAACGGAAGGAGAAGCAAAGACGAGGTGGAAGCCTCTAGTCATCCAGGATATTTTCTGCAACACACCGCAGAATGTTTGGCTTGTGGTGATGATCTTTGAAGAAGATTATAGGGATATTTTCAGGGGCTTCCTTCGGCTCATAGAAGCTAGTTGAACAGTTATTTGGACCTTGACTATCATGCATTTTGTGTATATTTTAAAtagtttaaaaaaatcttaatgtGGTTTCTGTGCACGTGAAAAGAAATACAGAGCACATAGCTAAATTTTGACCAACTTGCCTTTGTCAATTAAGTAAATTTCTTTTGCTGAATTCAATAATGTGAGGCTTTTCaattttgcttgtttgctttggcACCTTTCAGAAACCTTTGGAACCATTCGTTGGTACGGTTCGTCTGCCTCACCTTTTCACAGATGACATCCATAAGGTCGTAGTATTCACAGCGGTGAGTTACAGCATGTTGCTGCAATGCCTCCTTGAGCCTGTATGTATAGGTTAGTCAGGCAAGTGTTTTGAGGCAGTGGCCTCGATGCCACTCTTGAAGAATCTAGCAGATATCTCACCCTTTTTGGATATATACGGAAGGTTttctaaatgtatattttattctcCGTGGTGTGCGTTTGGTACAGTGTGTTCTAGATTATGATGTTCCTGAGAGCACTTGAGCCGGAGTTTGATCTTGGAATGGGTGAAGTGATATCAGAGAATGTTCAAAGTACTTCACATCCAtaaccccttaaaggtaaagggacccctgaccattaggtccagtcgtgaccgactctggggttgcaacgctcatctcgctttattggctgagggagcctgcgtacagcttccgggtcatgtggccagcatgactaagccgcttctggcgaaccagagcagcgcatggaaacgccgttaaccttcccgccgaagcggtacctatttatctacttgcactttgacatgcttttgaactgctaggttggcaggagcagggaccgagcaacaggagctcaccctgttgtggggattcaaaccgctgaccttctgatcagcaagtcctaggctctgtggtttaacccacagcgccacccgcgtcccatccataCCCCTTACAACGGTCCTATTAAGTGGggctgggcagaaggaaaaccACAGCCTGCTGGTGGACCTGTCAAATAGCCTGCAGATCATTCTGGTTCTGTTGggtgctgtgattcctgcaaaaTATGATCGATTAACTTGGCCTTTGTCTTGACATCCAAGGCACTTTTTAAAGCATTAATGCATTCTCAAGATTTCTAACTGGTTAGCTGATACCTCAAGAGATCATGGCTGTCCCCATTGTGCCCATCCAACTTCTGGTGCACTCATTGGGGTCGCCCAGTCAAAACACACCTATAACTTGGCCAGAGGGGAGGGGGTCTGCATTTCCTACCTAGCAGCACCTTCGCCAGCCTAAGAAAGCCTTGAAGAAACACCAGCTGTATTGGAAAATATCTAGTGCTCCTATTGTCTACATTCTGAACTTTCGTTTCCTTACAGGATGCAGAGCAAGCTGCCCTAGCAAGAGAAAATGGAGCTACATTTGCAGGAGGGACTGAATTAATCAAGCCGGTAATTAACAGATGACGTTAATTAAGTACTGTGAGAAGACCTAAAGAAGAAGTTCTTTTAATCTTTCTCACTTTTGATCATTTGTGTCTTGTCTTGCGGGAGAGTACTAGCACTGGggaaacccattcagatgggcagaggataagtaaaattattattattattattattattattattattattattattattattattacaagcagCCTGGTTGCAGCCCTCCAAAAGAGTCCACTGCCAGAACCTACTGAGATACATGTATTATGTTACTTCCTGCTCCTTTTTGGGGGATCACATTTCCCCCCAGTATAGCAACTCTTATCATTGTTTGTGGTGCCACTCAAGGCTGCTTGAATTCTGGAGCTACTAGGAAGGCAAACAGGATCCCACAACTTCAGAAGGTTAGAATCTAAAGTATATTTCCAGATTCCTTATAAGTGCAGAGATATAGTGGCATCAGGGGTCTCCTGAAGTTGTTGCAGAGCAGAAGATATATTTGTAATTTTCTAATTATTGGCTCAAATTGATGCATGTATGTCAGGACGGGTTACCCAAGATttgcccagacaccgaggtccacctccaagggccttttggtggttcccgcATTCTGAGGAGTGAAGTTaaaggcaaccaggcagaggacatacgcagcaatggcacccaccctgtggaacgccctcccagcagatatcaaagagataaatacAGTTCgtcgtgcatcgcaagacgaaaaaaccgcaagacgaaattaattcgttccgcaagtctcttcgtcttgcggttttttcgtcttgcgatgcacggtttcccataggaatgcattgaaaatcaattaatgcgttcctagggaaaccgccttcaggtgttcccgccccccccgccccgcttcggggcagcgttccgaagcggggcggctggggcaggtgttcccgcccccccgccccgcttcggggcagcgttccgaagccgggcggctggggcaggtgttcccgccccccccgccccgcttcggagcagcgttccgaagccgggcggtgggggcaggtgttccctcccccccgcccggcttcggagcaccgggagaagcgatctccccgcagccccttgcttcaaaagaggtccgggggcagcgggaagcgcttcccgctgtccccggacctggggcagcggggagaagattgcttctccccgccgccccttgcttcaaaagagaagacccgctgtcccctgggcaagcttcgttttgcgaagcaagcccatagggaaattcgtcttgcgaggcaactcgaaaacgaaaaaacctttcgttttgcgagtttttcgtctcgcgaggcgttcgtcttgcggggtaccactgtaactatacaacctttagaagatatctttTAGAAGCCCTGTATTAGGAAGTTGTTAATGCTTGACGTTTGTTTACcatgtttttatatgttctggaaaccacccagagtggctagggaaaccccaGGCCAATGGGCAGAGTATtaatcataaaataataataataaaataattattaaactgTGTTCTCAGCTGAATAGTTGCATCTTTCTGTTTCAGAGTTTAGATTAGAACAAACAATTCAGCTTTTTGATTTCTTGGTTGGATGTTTTTCCATAATGAGGATGCCTCCTGCGAACCAAAAAAAtagaatttaaaatatttatatatacaaaTTGCTTTAGCCTCTTTGGCTCATGCCAGAGTAGGACCTTGACATGCTACGATATTGTTATGTCTTGAAAATTGTTTAGCCAATTGTGCTGCACTTTGCACATGGAGAAACTTGCTGTGTTTGGATTTCAGCAAACGCTGTCCCTGGTTGTAGTGGGAATGTACTGTAATATTCCCTACAAGCTACACATTATGAGACAGAAAATAGAGGCCGTTCcacttcacttttttttttgtcctagAACTGAGAGTGCACAAAGTAAATATTTGCCTCAGCTGCAAAACGATCATGAACAACGTGGTCATTTATGCAGAAGCAAAGAAAAAGCAGCCCTCCTGCTTTCAATGAAAATAAATGCCCTTCTTTTTGTACTAGCATTGTCTAAGTATTATTGAAGCTTATATGTTACATTGCCATCTTGGCAAATCATTAAATATTTGTCTCCAACACGGGTTTGTTGCGTGTCTGATTAAGTAGACCAAACCCTTACTACTTTATGTGTAAGAAACACGTTCTTGCTGCTGTTTGTAGCCATTGAAAAAGTTATCGTCAGCTTCTGAATGTTATGACTTCTGGCCTTGATGCTAAGCTTTGAACTTTAAGCGATATATTTGCATCATTGCTTTCATGGGAAGGGTAAGTGAATCCCCACTGGGAGACCGTCTCATGAAGGACATTGATATAGGAGCAGCGAAAAACAAGGAAAGAAACGTAGGTCCATCTGAGAAACAGCAGCTAAACAGAACTAGCATGGGAAAGGGCTGTTGTGCATGGCCTGGTGCTATCATTATCCTGTTTTAAAGAGGATGCAGCTCCCACATTTTTGTCCTTGTTACGTTTGCAAGGATGGGAAGCTTGTGGCCCATCCCACGTTGctagaccacagctcccatcatccctgactattgcccatgttggctggggctggtggaagttgaaatcccctggaggaccacaggttcatctcttctctcccccccccccccccgctcttcttAGGCCTAGCAAGGAAGTAAGGAGGCAAACTGGGTGTTCgtttttttattacagtggtacctcaggttaagtacttaattcattctggaggtccgttcttaacctgaaactgttcttaacctgaagcaccactttagcgaatagggcttcccgctgctgctgcaccgccggagcacgatttctgttctcatcctgaagcaaagttcttaacccgaggtaatatttctgggttagtggagtctgtaacctgaaggaatgtaacccgaggtaccactgcatttactTTTGCTAGACTTAATTTCTAAAAGGGACATAAGCACAAATCATAataatcttttcttcttccccgCCAGATTTTGGATGGTGAAATCAAGGCAGATTTTTATGTTGGTGTGCCGACGATGTCATCCAAGATTACTCCTCTAAGGGGGATGCTGAAGCAAAGGTTCCCAAAGACCAGAAATGGTGAGGGTCAAAATTTTAGTGAGCATGCTGTGTCTCCTTAAGAATGTAAAGCTACAACACTGTAGACACTTGCGTGTGTGTAACCTTCCTGGATCTCTTCCTTTCCAGTAATTATGTCTGGGGTTTTTCTGTAGGAAGCATTTTCAACATTCAACACACCCCGTAAAGCAGGCGTGAAATCAGCTGCAGACACACCTGATGATGTTCCACGAGCCGCATCGATAGGCTGATttattaggctgtctgtcagcatgctttttattatgttcttatcattgatgttctgttttttatttttttattatgtaaaTTTTTTATTAGtcttttaacatatcattttcaacagtaattaaacatacttttacatcttattcaatttttttggacttccatcagtcctgtctgaaaattttccaatctaatctcttagtatgcatttcttattttccctattacacttcaaactcataaccaatatctctatctttttctgctttgtaacacttcgtatatttctccttacaaaacttcttgtggtcctactagcgtaatttgttgattacagttgctcttcaaataattaatatacttcttccaatcttctgtaaatctctggtcccgcaggtttcgaatccttcctgccattttgtccaattctgcatagtccattaatttcgtctgccattcttctttcgtcggaatttcttcttgtttccatttctgggctaacaatactcttgccgcagttgttgcatataaaaacaatttaacatcttgcctattaatgtcctgacctataataccaagaaaaatgcttctggtttaaaaaaatatgtatatttcaaCACCTTTTTcatctcgttatatatcatttcccagaagctcttcacttttttacattcccatcacatatgataaaatgttccttctttttctttacatatcattgatgttctgtaatgtgtttttaaggtTGTACACAGCCCTGGGATTTTTTGATAAAGGGCATAATACAAATTGTAACAGCGACAACAATTGGATATGCAGTTGTTGCACAGGAGGCAGGCCAGGggcagggaatctgtggccctccagaactgcaactcccaccacccctacccgtgggagttgtagttcagcaagatctggaAGGCCTAAAGGTATCGGCCTCCATTTGTTAAGCCTTTGAGGAGTCACGGGACTCTTCCTGCAAAAGGCTTAACACCGGGGACGTGGCGGGAACGGGGAATTTCCACTGCACTTGTGTGGAAGATTCTCTGTGATTTAGTTGAATGCAACCCTAAGCCTTAATGGTGATTAGCTGCTGCAgcgtaagggtgctgagagaatcCTGCAGAGCAAGGAGTGGTTGTAAAAGAGATCAAGGGGGCAGGATACCCCTTCTTCCTCAGTGGAGCCCTTgtcctctagggcagtgtttcccaaccttgggcctccagctgtttttgaactacaattcccatcatccctgaccactggtcttgctagctagggatgatgggagttgtagtccaaaaacagctggaggcccaaggttgggaaacactgctctagggatcAGGCAAGAAGAAGTGGAGGTCAGCTGTTGGGCTGCATTGCAAGATTTTGCAGATTGTAAACATGAATGCCAGTTACTCCCCCCGTTACCTAGATTGGGAACCTGCTCAACTTGCAAATGTTGGCCATAG
Coding sequences:
- the MRPL1 gene encoding large ribosomal subunit protein uL1m isoform X1, encoding MAAPVLRCCWRTVSAQCPGRISPRIGQHSAVLPSFASLLISNRRYAAKKEKKPRRDAKKKAAESEPKKKKNPYTFPLPSEPKDDVYLTWCYQRPVYEAEVALEMLKTFQQLDFTSPKQHVYIDMTLDMAMEKKKPLEPFVGTVRLPHLFTDDIHKVVVFTADAEQAALARENGATFAGGTELIKPILDGEIKADFYVGVPTMSSKITPLRGMLKQRFPKTRNGSLSYDILQMLQFFKVCHEYEVENGNLIHTPIGMLDMPNDQIVANLDAVIKDVCKYKPLSYGPFVTHLSICSSTSESLDLKVERFLPKRTVKEKAEEKVKEKAEEKVKDDDSDDDEEERQKSS
- the MRPL1 gene encoding large ribosomal subunit protein uL1m isoform X2, whose translation is MRVLVSAQCPGRISPRIGQHSAVLPSFASLLISNRRYAAKKEKKPRRDAKKKAAESEPKKKKNPYTFPLPSEPKDDVYLTWCYQRPVYEAEVALEMLKTFQQLDFTSPKQHVYIDMTLDMAMEKKKPLEPFVGTVRLPHLFTDDIHKVVVFTADAEQAALARENGATFAGGTELIKPILDGEIKADFYVGVPTMSSKITPLRGMLKQRFPKTRNGSLSYDILQMLQFFKVCHEYEVENGNLIHTPIGMLDMPNDQIVANLDAVIKDVCKYKPLSYGPFVTHLSICSSTSESLDLKVERFLPKRTVKEKAEEKVKEKAEEKVKDDDSDDDEEERQKSS